One segment of Antennarius striatus isolate MH-2024 chromosome 5, ASM4005453v1, whole genome shotgun sequence DNA contains the following:
- the lrig1 gene encoding leucine-rich repeats and immunoglobulin-like domains protein 1 has translation MAASVGLFGYVCRCVFYLFFSLQLLISHGLSSDASCAQNCTCSGDSVDCSGLELTAAPLDLPVRTVSLNLGSNKLTVIDAEVFHNLPNLRELRLDHNELTSIPDLGQAASKIVSLYLHHNTIRSIDGRQTRGLVSVETLDLSNNDITELRGQSFPAGLQIRDLYLNNNKINTLELGAFDHLGSTLQVLRLSRNRISQIPVRAFQLPRLTQLELNRNRIRQVEGLTFQGLSSLEVLKLHRNSISKLTDGAFWDLAKMKVLHLDYNSLSEVNSGSLYGLTSLQQLFLSNNSIARINADGWKFCQKLRELNLSYNNLTRLDEGSLSVLGDLQSLRLGHNSISHITEGAFRGLKAVRILELDHNDISGTIEDTNGAFSGLDSLNKLTLFGNKIKSVAKKAFSGLETLEHLNLGDNAIRSIQPDAFSKMRNLKTLLIQSDSFLCDCQLHWLPNWLVSHDLQSNINATCAHPESLKGTSIFQAPPSSFVCDDLPKPQITVQPETTMAVLGSDVRLTCTAASSSSSPMTFAWRKDQELLRQAETENYAHVRAHHQEGAPSDAPGTVGGVMEYTTILHLRRVTFAHEGRYQCIITNHFGSTYSTKARLIVNVLPSFIKTPRDSTIRTGHTARLECAAEGHPAPQIAWQKDGGTDFPAARERRMHVMPDDDVFFIMDVKPEDMGLYSCTAKNTAGTVSANATLTVLETPHLAQDLEDRSAVVGDTVALQCKALGSPPPRITWLHDDQPLQPSDRHHFTPGNQLLVIGSVSLDDAGRYTCLMSNTLGTERAHSQLLVTQRHIPCATPVGPSTVTIGIIVITVVTSIVVTSLVWVCIIYQTRKKSEECSVTNTDETIVPPDVPSYLSSQGTLSERQDVCIRVEAGGRPQPNGHVVDATGFDVGVMCTDCMENGSSYSKDPEYLPHGFGPAGGVEYQQHSAPPLHSFCPPAEQQHDTGPHTTLLCSRTPNGIQKDIQECRKNHNTLQQNQRDRKVNRGGQTGPSLHDSFHKPVKLANASGPGCLESEPELRQTLLSNGHILRASQDENTPLRRASD, from the exons AAATCTTGGCTCCAACAAGCTGACAGTCATCGATGCTGAAGTTTTTCACAACCTTCCCAACTTGAGAGAGCT GCGGTTGGACCACAATGAGCTGACCTCCATACCAGATTTAGGACAGGCTGCTTCCAAGATTGTCTCCCTCTACCT ACATCATAATACGATCCGCAGTATAGATGGCAGGCAGACTAGAGGGTTAGTTTCTGTGGAGACCCTGGACCTGAGCAATAATGACATCACAGAGCTGCGAGGGCAGTCCTTCCCTGCAGGCCTTCAAATCAGAGATCT GTACCTGAACAACAACAAGATCAACACGTTGGAGCTCGGAGCTTTTGACCATCTGGGATCGACTCTTCAGGTCTTGAGACTGAGCAGAAACCGCATCAGTCAGATCCCTGTGAGAGCCTTCCAGCTCCCGAGGCTCACCCAATT GGAGCTGAACAGGAACCGGATTCGTCAGGTGGAGGGTCTGACCTTCCAGGGTCTCTCCAGTCTGGAGGTCCTCAAACTGCACCGAAACAGCATCAGCAAACTGACCGATGGGGCCTTCTGGGATCTCGCCAAGATGAAAGTCCT TCACTTAGATTACAACAGCCTGTCGGAGGTGAACAGTGGCTCCCTGTACGGCCTGACCTCCCTCCAGCAGTTATTCCTCAGCAACAACTCCATCGCCCGCATCAATGCTGATGGATGGAAGTTCTGCCAAAAGCTGAGGGAACT GAATCTGTCCTACAATAATCTGACACGTCTGGATGAGGGCAGTTTGTCTGTGTTGGGAGATCTCCAAAGTCTCCGTCTGGGCCACAACTCCATCAGCCACATCACCGAAGGAGCCTTCAGAGGCCTCAAGGCTGTACGAATACT GGAGCTGGACCACAACGACATCTCAGGCACAATAGAGGACACCAATGGGGCCTTCTCCGGATTGGACAGCCTCAACAAGCt AACTCTGTTTGGAAACAAGATCAAGTCGGTGGCCAAGAAAGCCTTCTCTGGCCTGGAGACCTTGGAACACCT GAACCTGGGCGACAACGCTATCCGATCCATCCAACCCGATGCTTTCAGTAAAATGAGGAACCTCAAAACCCT CCTCATCCAGAGCGACAGCTTCCTGTGCGACTGCCAGCTCCACTGGTTACCCAACTGGTtggtgtcacatgacctgcaGTCCAACATCAACGCCACCTGCGCCCACCCAGAGAGCCTCAAAGGCACCAGCATCTTCCAGGCTCCTCCCAGCAGCTTTGTGTGCG ACGATCTTCCGAAGCCTCAGATCACGGTGCAGCCAGAAACCACCATGGCGGTCCTCGGCAGCGACGTGCGTCTCACGTGCACGGCGGcgagcagcagctcctcccccATGACTTTCGCGTGGCGTAAAGACCAGGAGCTGCTCCGCCAGGCCGAGACGGAGAACTACGCCCACGTGCGCGCTCACCACCAAGAAGGCGCGCCGTCCGACGCGCCGGGGACAGTGGGCGGCGTGATGGAGTACACCACCATCCTACACCTGCGGCGCGTCACCTTCGCCCACGAGGGTCGCTATCAGTGCATCATCACCAACCACTTTGGCTCCACCTACTCCACCAAGGCCCGCCTCATTGTCAACG TCCTGCCGTCCTTCATAAAGACCCCCAGGGACAGCACCATCAGGACCGGCCACACGGCCAGGCTGGAGTGCGCCGCCGAGGGCCACCCGGCGCCGCAGATCGCCTGGCAGAAAGACGGCGGCACGGATTTCCCCGCCGCCCGGGAGCGCCGGATGCACGTCATGCCCGACGACGACGTGTTCTTCATCATGGACGTGAAGCCGGAGGACATGGGCTTGTACAGCTGCACGGCCAAAAACACGGCGGGCACCGTCTCCGCCAACGCCACGCTCACCGTGTTGG AAACGCCCCACCTGGCCCAGGACCTGGAGGACCGCAGCGCGGTGGTGGGGGACACGGTGGCCCTGCAGTGTAAGGCGCTGGGGAGCCCGCCGCCCCGCATCACCTGGCTGCACGACGACCAACCGCTGCAGCCGTCCGACCGACACCACTTCACCCCGGGCAACCAGCTGCTGGTCATCGGCTCCGTCTCCCTGGACGACGCCGGGCGCTACACCTGCCTCATGTCCAACACGCTGGGCACGGAGCGCGCCCACAGCCAGCTGCTGGTCACCCAACGCCACATTCCCTGCGCCACGCCGGTGGGGCCCAGCACAGTCACCATAGGGATCATCGTCATCACCGTGGTAACCAGCATCGTGGTGACGTCGCTGGTGTGGGTGTGCATCATCTACCAGACCAGGAAGAAGAGCGAAGAGTGCAGCGTCACCAACACAG ATGAGACCATCGTTCCCCCAGACGTCCCCAGCTACCTCTCCTCCCAGGGCACCCTGTCCGAGCGGCAGGACGTGTGCATCAGGGTGGAGGCCGGCGGCAGACCCCAGCCCAACGGGCACGTGGTGGACGCCACAG GTTTCGACGTTGGGGTCATGTGCACGGATTGCATGGAGAACGGCAGCAGCTACTCCAAAGATCCCGAATACCTGCCCCACGGGTTTGGACCCGCCGGAGGCGTGGAGTATCAGCAGCATTCTGCGCCCCCGCTCCACTCCTTCTGCCCGCCAGCGGAGCAGCAGCACGACACGGGGCCCCACACCACCCTGCTTTGCAGCAGGACCCCCAACGGCATCCAGAAGGACATTCAAGAATGTCGCAAAAACCACAACACGTTACAACAGAACCAACGCGACAGGAAAG TGAACAGAGGGGGGCAAACTGGGCCGTCGCTACACGACTCCTTCCACAAGCCGGTGAAGCTGGCCAACGCCAGCGGACCAGGCTGCCTCGAAAGCGAGCCTGAGCTCAGACAGACTCTGCTGTCCAACGGACACATCCTCAGAGCCTCTCAGGATGAGAACACCCCCCTCAGGAGAGCCAGCGACTAG